Proteins found in one Pocillopora verrucosa isolate sample1 chromosome 12, ASM3666991v2, whole genome shotgun sequence genomic segment:
- the LOC131788089 gene encoding kelch-like protein 2 codes for MEDLPTIGVTEQNPFCVEMMKRLNIQRKQGHLCDVTLISKDDQELKAHRNILSAASPFFSKLFQSDMKENREGIVRFEEISGYVMEDVLEFIYTGTVEVTEENAEELVIATNYLLVPNLKTISGRFIHQQMCELNCISTFYFAEKYDCEELLNDSKSFIHANFASVADMNEFLSLEAKEVERWISSDEIVVETEADVFQIAKKWVEHNKSERKAAFEELLRHVRLVFVSRDYLLNVVTNELVRENAGCFTLVSDAIRQTTFSCDDDLPQSPRKGLDTRAIVACGGKYAFCYVPQKDKWKRLPTCNCSAKKRSIGIPSTHIIRFRDQLFKFCSLGLAERYDPFLNGWSSFPFCFGIGWDKVTVIKGELFSIHETVARIKKDKINTETITIKKFQAETCSWQKLYSSSQCYRKDSCIIGSGNFLYLLGGTSPHTSQHVAKANRFDITEKKWEEITDMQHARGGAFGVASQEKIFVAGGADEESTVLKTCEVYNISTNEWQLIANLNVYRTHGSMVCLGGTLYVLGGFDQSKKNPERSVECYDKQGKWIVKTTIPVEEDCKEKPAFKGCVLKFSKGVLDYLDDAVEDEDEDD; via the coding sequence ATGGAAGACCTTCCAACTATTGGTGTTACTGAACAGAATCCTTTTTGTGTGGAAATGATGAAACGGCTCAACATACAACGAAAACAAGGCCACTTATGCGACGTAACTTTGATTTCGAAAGATGATCAAGAGTTAAAGGCTCACAGAAATATCCTTTCCGCAGCAAGTCCGTTCTTCAGCAAGCTTTTTCAGAGCGACATGAAAGAAAATCGGGAAGGGATCGTTCGGTTTGAAGAGATTTCGGGATATGTTATGGAAGATGTTTTGGAATTCATCTACACTGGAACTGTAGAGGTTACTGAAGAAAATGCCGAAGAGCTGGTCATCGCTACAAATTATCTCCTCGTTccaaatttgaaaacaatctcTGGTCGATTTATACATCAACAAATGTGTGAGTTAAACTGCATTTCCACCTTCTACTTCGCCGAGAAATACGATTGTGAAGAGCTTCTAAACGACAGCAAGAGTTTCATTCACGCGAACTTCGCGTCTGTAGCAGACATGAATGAATTCCTAAGTTTGGAAGCCAAAGAGGTGGAGAGGTGGATTTCAAGTGATGAGATTGTTGTCGAAACAGAAGCCGATGTTTTCCAGATTGCGAAAAAGTGGGTTGAACATAACAAGAGCGAGCGGAAAGCAGCCTTTGAAGAGCTGCTTCGTCACGTTCGACTGGTTTTCGTATCGCGTGATTATTTGTTGAATGTGGTGACAAACGAACTCGTGCGCGAAAACGCTGGTTGTTTCACGCTGGTTTCAGATGCTATAAGACAGACTACGTTTTCATGCGATGATGATCTTCCCCAGTCCCCGAGAAAAGGGCTTGACACACGTGCTATAGTGGCCTGTGGAGGAAAATATGCCTTTTGTTATGTTCCTCAGAAAGATAAGTGGAAAAGGTTACCTACATGCAACTGTTCAGCTAAAAAACGGAGTATCGGCATCCCTTCAACCCACATAATAAGATTTCGTGATCAGTTATTCAAGTTTTGTAGCTTGGGTCTAGCAGAGAGGTATGATCCTTTCTTAAATGGTTGGTCATCATTCCCCTTCTGCTTCGGCATAGGTTGGGACAAAGTGACTGTCATTAAAGGAGAGTTATTTTCTATCCATGAAACCGTCGCAAGAATTAAGAAGGATAAAATTAACACAGAAACAATAACCATCAAAAAATTCCAGGCAGAGACATGTTCATGGCAAAAGCTTTACTCCTCTTCTCAGTGCTACAGGAAAGATTCTTGTATCATTGGATCTGGTAACTTTTTGTATCTTTTGGGTGGGACGTCCCCACATACATCCCAACATGTTGCAAAAGCTAACAGATTTGACATTACAGAAAAGAAATGGGAAGAAATCACAGACATGCAACATGCAAGGGGTGGGGCATTTGGTGTGGCCAGTCAGGAAAAGATTTTTGTGGCTGGAGGCGCAGATGAAGAAAGCACAGTGTTGAAAACATGCGAGGTCTACAATATTTCCACAAATGAATGGCAATTAATCGCAAACTTGAATGTTTACCGCACACATGGTAGTATGGTTTGTCTTGGTGGAACATTGTATGTGCTGGGTGGCTTTGACCAAAGTAAGAAAAACCCAGAACGTTCAGTTGAATGTTATGACAAACAGGGCAAGTGGATTGTGAAGACAACCATACCAGTGGAAGAGGACTGTAAGGAAAAACCGGCATTTAAAGGCTGTGTGCTAAAGTTCTCTAAAGGAGTATTGGATTATCTTGATGATGCAGTTGAGGATGAGGATGAGGATGATTAA
- the LOC131788057 gene encoding kelch-like protein 2 yields MMEDIQPISAAEQASFCVELMKRLNIQRKQDYLCDITLLTNDDREFKAHRNVLSAASPFFCKLLQSDMKENREGIVRFEEISGTIMEDVLEFIYTGTVEVTQENAKELIAAGSYLMILSLKNVSGRFLEAEMSNSNCISTFYLAEKYDCDELMNNSRRFVLENFRFVAALDEFLNLEAKEAEKWLSSDDISVETEAHVFKIVLEWIEHSKSERKAFFEQLFRHVRLVLMSRDYLIDVVTNELVQESFACLRLTSAALKMSSFSSEGDAPQTPRKGVELHGIVACGGYENFCYFPEKDKWKRLPGGRSTGHTQVTRYRDNLFRFSRDGSVERYDPVFNVWSELELRENVSRVAIVKGEMYALELNISKQQTIVKIYNVEQCSWETLFSSNEACRGQACVVSAGSYLYVFGGKPPKTREYVAKAERFDTVVKKWEKIADMLEDRGDAFGEAIKDKIFVAGGKHREGNSVLQTCEIYNTSTNEWQLTGSLTVSRMCGSMVCLNGKLYVLGGQREEDCRELKVEWFNSEEGKWIHKTTIPAKPVMNYSYYGEPVFNGCVLKLSKGVLDKLWVV; encoded by the coding sequence ATGATGGAAGATATACAGCCTATCTCAGCTGCTGAACAAGCGTCATTCTGTGTGGAACTGATGAAGCGCCTCAACATTCAGCGAAAACAAGATTATTTGTGCGACATTACTTTGTTGACGAACGACGACAGAGAGTTCAAAGCTCACAGAAATGTTCTTTCCGCCGCTAGTCCGTTCTTTTGCAAGCTTCTTCAGAGCGATATGAAGGAGAATCGAGAAGGGATTGTTCGGTTTGAGGAGATCTCAGGAACTATTATGGAAGATGTTTTGGAATTCATCTACACTGGAACTGTGGAGGTGACTCAAGAGAATGCTAAGGAACTGATCGCCGCAGGAAGCTATCTGATGATACTGagcttgaaaaatgtttcagggCGATTTCTGGAGGCAGAAATGTCCAACTCCAACTGCATTTCAACGTTTTACCTCGCTGAGAAATACGATTGTGACGAGCTTATGAACAACAGCAGGAGATTCGTCCTCGAGAACTTCCGTTTTGTGGCAGCATTGGACGAATTCCTTAATTTGGAAGCCAAAGAAGCGGAGAAATGGCTTTCAAGTGACGATATTTCCGTTGAAACGGAAGCCCATGTTTTTAAGATCGTGCTCGAGTGGATTGAACACAGCAAGAGCGAGCGAAAAGCATTTTTCGAACAGTTGTTTCGCCACGTCAGACTGGTTTTGATGTCGCGTGACTACTTAATAGATGTCGTGACAAATGAACTTGTTCAAGAGAGCTTTGCTTGTTTACGGTTGACCTCTGCGGCTTTAAAAATGTCTAGTTTCTCAAGTGAAGGAGATGCACCCCAAACGCCGAGAAAAGGTGTCGAACTACACGGCATTGTAGCGTGTGGGGGTTATGAAAATTTCTGTTATTTTCCCGAAAAGGACAAGTGGAAACGACTACCAGGTGGGAGGTCGACAGGCCACACCCAAGTGACAAGATACCGAGATAACTTGTTTAGATTTTCTAGAGATGGCAGCGTAGAGAGGtatgatccagtttttaatgTCTGGTCTGAGTTGGAATTGCGTGAAAACGTTTCCAGGGTAGCTATAGTTAAAGGAGAAATGTATGCTCTTGAGCTTAACATTTCCAAGCAACAAACCATTGTCAAAATATACAATGTGGAGCAGTGCTCTTGGGAGACGCTTTTTTCATCCAATGAAGCTTGTAGAGGGCAAGCCTGTGTTGTTTCTGCTGGCAGTTATCTTTATGTTTTTGGTGGAAAGCCCCCAAAAACTAGAGAATATGTCGCGAAAGCCGAGAGATTTGACACTGTGGTTAAGAAATGGGAGAAAATCGCGGACATGCTCGAAGATAGAGGCGACGCTTTTGGTGAAGCCATCAAAGACAAAATCTTCGTTGCTGGAGGAAAGCATAGGGAAGGAAACTCAGTGTTGCAAACTTGTGAGATTTACAATACCTCAACAAATGAGTGGCAACTCACGGGAAGCTTGACTGTTTCTCGCATGTGTGGTAGTATGGTGTGTCTGAACGGGAAGCTTTACGTGTTAGGTGGACAAAGAGAGGAAGACTGTCGTGAACTGAAGGTTGAGTGGTTTAATTCTGAAGAGGGCAAATGGATCCATAAAACAACCATACCCGCAAAACCAGTCATGAATTACAGCTATTACGGAGAGCCGGTCTTTAATGGCTGTGTACTTAAACTCTCCAAAGGAGTACTGGACAAACTTTGGGTGGTATAA